Proteins encoded within one genomic window of Caldanaerobius fijiensis DSM 17918:
- a CDS encoding efflux RND transporter periplasmic adaptor subunit has product MNRFYLILFLIFTSIFTLTACSPGNPKYNVYTGTIEATTINIQSEISGRIIIVYVKEGDKVKKGDKIAQLDVRQYEEQAKAAKAALEIARLKYDKIKTMNTTESDIAKLNVEQAQAEYSLTNLAVEKGTIISPIDGTITAVYSNPGEIASPGGNIAQLSDLNNLWVKIYIPERYIYKVSLNKEVLLKVDSLNSYIKGKIVHISSEGEFTPKNTVTKSAKEDVVHEVKILIAVDNLSIKVPAGKIFGLLGPNGSGKSTTIRMLCGIIKPTSGTGTVIGYDIIKESEKIKKSIGYMSQKFSLYEDLTVKENLDFYSSIYGLNKKQRIIKEKEVIEMAGLNGKEKQLVSTLSGGWKQRLALGCALLHNPKLLILDEPTSGVDPLSRRMFWNTIRKLAQEGLSVLVTTHYMDEAEICDFVAFMFDGKLMTFGTPADIKSSNKLNSLEDIFVKFVKG; this is encoded by the coding sequence TTGAACCGCTTCTATTTAATTTTATTTTTGATCTTCACATCAATATTCACTCTCACTGCGTGCTCCCCTGGAAACCCAAAATATAATGTTTATACCGGAACAATTGAAGCCACAACAATAAATATCCAATCTGAAATTTCCGGACGAATAATCATTGTATATGTAAAAGAAGGCGACAAAGTAAAAAAAGGCGATAAAATTGCGCAACTCGATGTAAGGCAATATGAAGAGCAAGCAAAAGCCGCAAAGGCAGCGCTGGAAATAGCTCGGCTAAAATACGATAAAATAAAAACTATGAACACAACAGAATCTGACATAGCAAAATTAAATGTAGAACAGGCTCAGGCAGAATATTCCCTGACAAATTTAGCAGTAGAAAAAGGCACTATAATCTCTCCAATAGATGGTACCATAACTGCCGTATACTCAAACCCAGGAGAAATAGCTTCACCAGGAGGAAATATTGCACAATTATCTGACCTAAATAATTTATGGGTTAAAATATACATCCCTGAAAGGTATATTTACAAGGTTTCGCTAAACAAAGAAGTTCTCCTAAAAGTAGATTCATTGAACAGCTATATAAAAGGCAAAATCGTACATATTTCTTCTGAAGGTGAATTCACTCCAAAAAATACAGTGACAAAATCTGCAAAAGAAGACGTAGTTCATGAAGTGAAAATACTTATTGCTGTTGATAACCTTTCTATAAAAGTACCTGCGGGTAAAATATTTGGTCTCTTGGGACCTAATGGCTCTGGAAAATCAACTACGATAAGAATGTTGTGTGGCATTATAAAACCAACATCAGGTACTGGAACTGTCATAGGATATGATATCATAAAAGAAAGTGAAAAAATCAAAAAATCAATTGGATACATGTCACAAAAATTCAGCCTCTATGAAGACCTGACTGTAAAAGAAAACCTTGATTTTTATTCGAGTATCTATGGACTCAATAAAAAACAAAGAATTATAAAAGAAAAAGAAGTAATTGAAATGGCTGGTCTAAACGGAAAGGAAAAACAGTTGGTGTCGACATTATCTGGCGGCTGGAAACAACGCCTTGCTCTTGGATGTGCTTTATTACACAACCCAAAACTCCTCATACTCGATGAACCAACGTCAGGTGTTGACCCTTTATCCCGTAGAATGTTTTGGAATACCATCAGAAAATTGGCACAGGAAGGGCTATCGGTCTTGGTGACCACACATTACATGGATGAAGCTGAAATATGTGATTTTGTAGCATTTATGTTTGACGGCAAACTCATGACATTTGGAACTCCCGCTGATATAAAAAGTTCAAATAAATTAAATAGCCTTGAAGATATTTTTGTAAAATTTGTGAAGGGATGA
- a CDS encoding NAD(P)/FAD-dependent oxidoreductase produces MRYVIIGASAAGMSCARNLRKLDREGDITLISKDQMVYSRCMLHLFISGDRSLDEMTFVEDDFFERNKIQWIKGTEIVKVQPYEKRVIASDGREYTYDKLLIATGSTPIVPPLEGLHEGMEKGRYIFTLKNIGDAQRIKEASKACKRAVVIGGGLIGLDVAVSLNRRGVKVTVVEMKEHILPQQLDQKAAQNYEELFGEKGIEIMTGKAISKIIYSATGDVKGVALSDGSTIDADMIIVAVGVKPSFPEVEGGQLKTQKGILVDEHQRSSIEDVYAAGDVCQSYEMFIRQYTLTPIWPVAVRQGEVAAYNMVGINKVLEDNFAFKNSMKFFGLPTISYGYAEPPDSSYDVAVCDGPGYYYKVVYKGNIIYGAIIQGDIAGAGVLGKLIQNRCDISRKLHQGRWDSVFSLTYGDFFSESEDGAFHFVC; encoded by the coding sequence ATGAGGTATGTGATTATAGGTGCCAGCGCTGCTGGAATGAGTTGCGCGAGAAATCTTAGGAAATTAGACAGGGAAGGAGATATAACTTTAATTTCAAAGGATCAGATGGTATATTCCCGTTGTATGCTTCACCTTTTTATCAGCGGCGACAGGTCTTTGGATGAAATGACATTTGTGGAAGATGATTTTTTTGAGAGGAACAAGATACAGTGGATAAAGGGCACCGAGATAGTAAAGGTTCAGCCTTATGAAAAACGCGTTATTGCTTCTGATGGAAGAGAGTATACATACGATAAGCTCCTTATAGCTACCGGTTCTACACCTATTGTTCCGCCTTTGGAAGGGTTACATGAAGGAATGGAAAAAGGCAGGTACATCTTTACGTTAAAAAACATAGGCGATGCCCAGAGGATCAAAGAAGCCTCTAAGGCGTGCAAACGCGCTGTAGTGATCGGTGGAGGCCTTATAGGGTTGGACGTAGCAGTAAGCCTTAATAGACGCGGAGTTAAAGTGACTGTGGTGGAGATGAAAGAGCATATATTGCCTCAGCAACTGGACCAAAAAGCGGCTCAGAATTACGAGGAGCTTTTTGGAGAAAAAGGGATAGAAATCATGACGGGTAAGGCGATTTCAAAAATAATTTATAGCGCTACAGGGGACGTGAAGGGAGTTGCCTTATCCGACGGCAGCACAATTGATGCCGATATGATAATCGTGGCGGTAGGTGTAAAGCCCAGTTTTCCCGAGGTGGAAGGGGGACAGCTTAAAACTCAAAAAGGCATTTTGGTAGACGAACATCAGAGAAGCTCTATAGAGGATGTTTATGCAGCTGGTGACGTATGTCAGTCTTATGAGATGTTTATAAGGCAATACACACTAACGCCGATTTGGCCTGTGGCTGTAAGGCAAGGGGAGGTGGCGGCATACAATATGGTAGGGATAAATAAGGTCCTTGAAGATAACTTTGCTTTTAAAAATTCCATGAAGTTTTTTGGCCTGCCCACCATAAGCTATGGTTATGCTGAACCGCCTGATAGTAGCTACGATGTCGCGGTATGTGATGGCCCCGGGTATTATTACAAGGTGGTGTATAAGGGAAATATTATCTATGGAGCTATAATACAGGGAGATATAGCAGGAGCGGGTGTGTTGGGTAAGCTCATACAGAACAGGTGTGACATTTCGCGCAAATTGCATCAAGGCAGATGGGATAGTGTCTTTAGTTTAACTTATGGAGATTTTTTCAGTGAAAGTGAAGATGGAGCTTTTCATTTTGTTTGTTGA
- a CDS encoding 4Fe-4S dicluster domain-containing protein, translating into MKRIYVQPDACQGCMNCVLACMAHHAGVRSVLELDLLDEVNEFTNQIVLDNQGRVIPIFCRHCDDPECVKACMSGALKKDEKTGYVICDQEICAGCFMCVMSCPYGMIKPNWDGTAAVKCDMCVGEEAPACVESCPTEAIQLIDVVLK; encoded by the coding sequence ATGAAGAGGATATATGTACAGCCAGATGCATGCCAGGGTTGTATGAACTGCGTCCTGGCATGTATGGCCCATCATGCAGGCGTACGCTCGGTGTTGGAGCTGGATCTTTTGGATGAGGTCAATGAGTTTACCAACCAGATTGTTTTAGATAACCAGGGAAGGGTTATACCTATTTTCTGCCGACATTGTGATGATCCGGAATGCGTAAAGGCGTGTATGTCCGGCGCCTTGAAGAAGGATGAGAAAACGGGATATGTAATCTGCGATCAAGAAATATGCGCTGGTTGCTTTATGTGTGTTATGTCGTGCCCTTATGGCATGATCAAGCCTAACTGGGATGGGACTGCTGCTGTAAAGTGCGATATGTGCGTGGGAGAGGAAGCCCCTGCCTGCGTGGAAAGCTGTCCTACAGAGGCCATTCAACTTATCGATGTAGTTTTAAAGTGA
- a CDS encoding aminoglycoside phosphotransferase family protein, translating to MKNAQLLKHTEVTDDILNYKDKVTGDDGAQFVKLLKLLIQYGYEGGIHMDEKIVKQIFLQNNLGEVKSIKKIEIGFTNKVYLINNEFILKVCEDEENEDNFEKEVFFYDFFKDKIPVPQISVYDNSKKVYNKFFMIYPKIQGDNLYSKWHLMSNSERRDIIRQLCEILRVINKSSYEEFTKRFKLNSSVNWHDRILDQIQNSLKKIEDKKIISTEFVQAIKNFIKENHNVLTEQKIALVYWDAHFDNILIQGNIIVGILDFERTNLSSIDFALDTIRRMAEYPKKYMSKEFRKFAKKEDYAKLLEWFHEFYPELFEFKNLGKRLDLYAIEHDLKDLIGWPNDNEVKQMIAKTINYNSLTF from the coding sequence ATGAAAAATGCCCAGCTATTAAAGCACACTGAAGTAACTGATGATATTTTGAATTACAAAGATAAGGTTACAGGAGATGATGGCGCCCAATTTGTAAAATTACTGAAACTGCTTATCCAGTATGGATATGAGGGAGGAATTCATATGGATGAGAAAATCGTAAAACAAATTTTTCTTCAAAATAACTTAGGAGAAGTTAAATCAATCAAAAAAATCGAAATTGGTTTCACAAACAAAGTATATTTAATAAATAACGAGTTTATTCTTAAAGTTTGTGAGGATGAAGAAAACGAAGATAATTTTGAGAAAGAGGTTTTTTTCTATGATTTCTTCAAGGATAAAATCCCTGTTCCACAAATCAGTGTATATGACAATTCTAAGAAGGTTTATAACAAATTTTTCATGATATATCCCAAAATTCAGGGAGATAATTTGTATTCAAAATGGCATTTGATGAGTAATTCCGAGAGAAGGGATATAATAAGACAACTATGTGAAATTTTAAGAGTAATTAACAAATCTTCTTATGAAGAGTTCACAAAAAGATTTAAATTAAATTCTTCGGTCAATTGGCATGACAGAATACTTGATCAAATCCAGAATTCCTTGAAGAAAATTGAAGATAAGAAAATTATATCGACGGAATTTGTACAAGCAATCAAGAACTTTATAAAAGAAAATCATAATGTCTTAACTGAACAAAAAATCGCTTTAGTTTATTGGGATGCGCATTTTGACAACATCCTGATTCAGGGTAACATAATTGTCGGAATTTTGGATTTTGAAAGAACAAACTTATCTTCTATTGATTTCGCTTTGGATACTATAAGAAGAATGGCTGAGTATCCAAAAAAATATATGTCTAAAGAATTTAGAAAATTTGCCAAAAAAGAAGATTATGCAAAACTTTTAGAATGGTTTCATGAATTTTATCCTGAACTATTTGAATTTAAGAATTTAGGTAAGAGGTTAGATTTGTATGCGATTGAACATGATTTGAAAGATTTAATTGGATGGCCTAATGATAATGAAGTAAAGCAAATGATTGCAAAAACAATAAACTATAATAGCTTGACTTTTTAG
- a CDS encoding M14 family metallopeptidase, with protein sequence MQSLEELFTINGIFNDFNKDGLADSMKGCIILDENSSISAKKVAANLAARIGFETTGLNLPVVKVTAISKLPGVNIYIKLENSDDEWADNIVTIELVRDETESSVLIKSSSEKALEYGGSYLYARFPYVWQVKEGALKFDEVKASILRKLPVKKAELIKLVIDNRYEGIYSCKFLLVAENIDYAMDCIKQNLKEFMWNFVGETELLLSDGVKERSVVIKGHELSNSRDFECCRIESCFNTSKSYIDVCNLYEIGGLLEDTDGDFIPDSVSCKIVIPDEADDYEVIAASNVAARLGIETVGITLPLVCCEKEFKKGCKTSIFIGRTAERYINGSDSEGKNDYTSQIKVLHDDGSDVVLICGEKQDLLDTSICFSEVLPYLDKNKDLAINDLKQTINEVLSGTTLDGQITALAAELRSLEGKVAGKEVKCYFEKSDSGLDSKSYFDVRAYFKHKFNLKNIEFNSYKDEQIVWQKYYDIPWEVDKFKEILEQKVYPRIGEGDRVVIEGLLSEEKEVRNKLEDEIRQRLEEKGAHLEKIDIYCSYKQGLSWIMEKIVPKIKEMNVQDKIGEILIRFKRFLREGKDDWGSIEGALPSYDSYNGDDEKWFDLPIRWLQEIYPVDDLLAKELNIDREKIRFETFEDDDATYEIIVKNFEGEIILGDCYKVKYSERPYLDEYPKIGKVHPSTGWITVRVNGKVIVDENIKTDLEHIWDIYQREILNRCKNYVLERTNGQPAVEKQPFFKELKMEIYASEPDYDLNIREDRISALDALHEDMYFVALDFFKTFGERSIGKALSEPGLILPYIEKRNGQPSSIKVSLSSEKYPGPRFYIEDDLYQIKKLDSYSIRVDRIGMKNGEIQELEVDVFAEDNFERISLLLETFCELYNSGLRTRTLKAAARSLNKIKINLYDTTRRTLLYEINVKGGDDKGCYEYPKLSESRLNIPQDKVIGYEDYIEIINQLKNIPEVNIWEVSRSYQGRSIYAVDITSEFNVSLCSRTKLINYKPTYMIVNRHHANEVSSTNSSFMLIQKFITDERYREYLKKINLTIIPMENPDGSYIHYQLQKQNPKWKLHVARYNSVGKEIANDYWKETKYGESEAVPRVWRKWLPDVLVDNHGVPSHEWDQQFSGYVAPWFRGFWLPRGIFYGYFYYLDKPGFEYQKEVFEQMQRKVAERLNEDGEVVKWQLDWKDRFEKYASSWMPKMFPADYYKNYIFYWVACKPEQSSRHAAHRYPNVTTVDWITEVSDETAQGDYLKFCSKVHHIADMAIIDLISNAIIEIKDFSSEKHGEVTLKRIRKRPLSF encoded by the coding sequence ATGCAAAGTTTGGAAGAATTATTTACGATAAATGGTATATTCAACGATTTTAATAAAGATGGTCTTGCGGATAGTATGAAAGGTTGCATTATTTTAGATGAGAATTCAAGTATTTCAGCAAAGAAGGTAGCAGCAAATCTCGCTGCAAGAATAGGATTTGAAACAACAGGATTAAATTTGCCAGTTGTGAAAGTGACTGCAATATCAAAGCTACCAGGCGTCAATATCTATATTAAACTTGAGAACAGCGACGATGAATGGGCTGATAATATAGTTACAATAGAATTGGTTAGGGATGAAACAGAAAGTTCAGTGCTAATAAAGTCTTCTTCGGAAAAAGCCCTAGAATATGGGGGCAGTTATTTATATGCTAGATTTCCTTATGTATGGCAGGTCAAGGAAGGGGCTTTAAAATTCGATGAGGTAAAAGCGAGTATTTTAAGAAAATTGCCTGTAAAAAAGGCTGAACTCATAAAGCTGGTTATTGATAACAGGTATGAAGGAATTTACAGCTGCAAGTTTCTTTTAGTCGCTGAAAATATAGATTATGCCATGGATTGCATAAAACAAAATTTAAAGGAATTTATGTGGAATTTTGTGGGTGAAACGGAGCTTTTATTGAGTGACGGAGTTAAAGAGAGGAGCGTGGTTATTAAGGGGCATGAATTAAGCAATAGTAGAGATTTTGAATGTTGCAGAATAGAAAGTTGTTTTAACACTTCAAAATCCTATATTGACGTTTGCAATTTGTATGAAATTGGTGGTTTACTGGAAGATACCGATGGAGATTTTATACCTGATAGCGTTTCTTGTAAAATCGTCATTCCCGATGAAGCTGATGATTATGAGGTTATTGCCGCCAGCAATGTGGCAGCGAGACTTGGAATTGAAACTGTGGGCATCACACTTCCTTTAGTGTGCTGTGAAAAAGAGTTTAAAAAAGGATGTAAGACTTCCATTTTTATAGGTCGGACTGCGGAGCGGTACATAAATGGCAGTGATAGCGAAGGGAAAAATGATTATACTAGTCAAATCAAGGTTTTGCATGACGACGGTAGTGATGTTGTATTAATATGCGGGGAAAAGCAAGACTTGCTTGATACATCGATTTGTTTTTCTGAAGTACTTCCTTATTTGGATAAGAATAAAGATTTGGCAATAAATGACTTAAAGCAGACAATCAATGAGGTGCTAAGTGGGACAACTTTAGATGGCCAGATAACGGCATTGGCAGCAGAATTAAGATCTCTTGAAGGGAAGGTTGCCGGGAAAGAAGTCAAGTGCTATTTTGAGAAAAGTGATAGTGGTCTTGATAGCAAATCATATTTTGACGTTAGAGCATATTTTAAGCACAAATTCAACTTAAAAAATATTGAGTTTAATTCATATAAGGATGAACAGATAGTATGGCAAAAGTATTATGATATACCTTGGGAAGTTGATAAGTTTAAGGAAATCTTGGAACAAAAAGTATACCCGAGAATTGGTGAGGGTGACAGAGTTGTAATAGAAGGGCTTTTGAGTGAGGAAAAAGAGGTAAGGAATAAATTGGAAGACGAAATACGTCAAAGGCTAGAAGAGAAAGGCGCGCATTTAGAAAAGATTGATATCTATTGTTCTTATAAGCAGGGTCTCAGCTGGATAATGGAGAAAATTGTACCTAAAATAAAGGAAATGAATGTGCAAGACAAGATTGGAGAAATCCTTATAAGATTCAAGCGATTTTTAAGAGAAGGCAAGGATGATTGGGGCAGCATTGAGGGAGCCCTGCCTAGTTATGATTCCTATAATGGCGATGATGAAAAGTGGTTTGACTTACCAATAAGATGGTTGCAGGAAATCTATCCTGTTGACGATTTACTTGCAAAGGAATTGAATATAGATAGAGAAAAAATCCGTTTTGAAACTTTTGAGGATGATGATGCCACTTATGAAATAATAGTAAAAAATTTTGAAGGGGAAATAATCTTAGGAGATTGTTATAAGGTAAAATATTCGGAAAGGCCTTACCTAGATGAGTATCCTAAAATAGGAAAGGTTCATCCTTCAACGGGATGGATTACAGTGCGCGTCAATGGAAAAGTAATAGTCGATGAAAATATAAAGACTGACCTGGAACATATATGGGATATATACCAGCGGGAGATTTTAAACAGATGCAAGAATTACGTACTGGAAAGGACCAATGGACAACCTGCAGTAGAGAAACAACCATTTTTTAAGGAGTTAAAAATGGAGATTTATGCAAGCGAGCCGGACTATGACCTTAATATTCGAGAAGACAGGATATCTGCTTTGGATGCACTGCATGAAGATATGTACTTTGTGGCACTAGATTTTTTTAAAACCTTTGGGGAAAGAAGTATAGGGAAGGCTTTGTCAGAGCCGGGACTGATACTGCCATATATTGAGAAGAGAAATGGTCAACCTTCTAGTATAAAAGTTAGTTTATCTTCAGAAAAATATCCAGGTCCAAGGTTCTATATTGAAGATGATTTATATCAAATAAAAAAGCTAGACAGTTATTCTATCAGAGTTGATAGAATTGGTATGAAAAATGGAGAAATACAAGAACTGGAAGTAGATGTTTTTGCTGAGGATAATTTTGAAAGGATCTCTCTGCTGCTAGAGACTTTTTGTGAGCTTTACAACAGTGGCTTGAGAACCAGAACTTTAAAGGCAGCGGCGCGCTCGTTAAATAAAATTAAGATCAATTTATATGATACAACTCGACGCACTTTACTATATGAAATAAATGTAAAAGGAGGAGATGACAAAGGTTGTTATGAGTATCCGAAGCTTTCAGAAAGTCGATTAAATATCCCACAAGATAAAGTTATAGGTTATGAGGATTATATTGAAATTATAAATCAGCTTAAAAATATCCCTGAAGTGAATATATGGGAGGTCAGCAGGTCTTATCAAGGAAGGAGCATTTACGCTGTAGACATAACCTCTGAGTTTAATGTAAGCCTTTGTTCCAGGACTAAATTAATAAACTATAAACCTACCTATATGATAGTCAACAGGCATCATGCTAATGAAGTGTCGAGTACGAATTCATCGTTTATGTTGATTCAAAAATTTATAACAGATGAGCGCTATAGAGAGTACCTTAAAAAAATAAATCTTACTATTATTCCTATGGAAAATCCCGACGGAAGCTATATTCACTACCAACTGCAAAAGCAAAATCCTAAATGGAAACTTCACGTGGCAAGATATAACTCGGTGGGTAAAGAGATTGCTAATGACTACTGGAAGGAGACAAAGTACGGAGAAAGCGAAGCAGTACCACGAGTCTGGAGAAAGTGGTTACCCGATGTGTTGGTCGATAACCATGGAGTTCCTTCTCATGAATGGGATCAGCAATTTTCTGGATATGTAGCGCCGTGGTTTAGGGGGTTCTGGCTTCCCAGAGGAATATTTTATGGATATTTTTACTATTTGGATAAACCTGGTTTCGAATACCAAAAAGAAGTATTTGAGCAGATGCAAAGAAAAGTAGCCGAGCGGCTTAATGAAGATGGAGAAGTTGTAAAGTGGCAACTGGACTGGAAGGATAGATTTGAAAAGTATGCAAGCAGCTGGATGCCTAAAATGTTTCCGGCAGATTATTATAAGAACTATATATTTTATTGGGTTGCATGTAAACCTGAACAATCCAGCAGGCATGCTGCTCATCGCTATCCTAACGTCACAACGGTAGACTGGATTACAGAGGTTTCTGATGAAACAGCGCAAGGAGATTATTTGAAATTCTGCTCAAAGGTTCATCACATCGCAGATATGGCCATCATTGATTTGATAAGTAACGCCATTATAGAAATAAAAGATTTTTCTTCAGAAAAACATGGTGAAGTTACTCTAAAGAGGATTAGAAAGAGACCGCTAAGTTTCTAA
- a CDS encoding alpha-L-fucosidase, producing MDMSRKERTKWFMEARFGMFIHWGLYAIPARGEWVRSHEKMSIEEYQPFFEEFNPVNYDPHKWAKAAKEAGMQYAVMTTKHHDGFCLFDSKLTDYKATNTPAGRDLIKEYVEAFRKEGLRVGFYYSLLDWHHEDYPAYGDRYHPMRDNEAYKYKKHDFSKYVDYLHGQVKELLTNYGKIDIIWFDFSYDDKVGEAWRATELVKMVRSLQPHIIIDNRLGGNIKSVNPEIYAGDFASPEQIIPPEGILDEAGNPIPWEACITMNNHWGYCAEDKDFKTPKQLIRALVECVSKGGNLLLNVGPDAKGEIPEESLQILSEIGKWMRKNGDSIYGCGRAELPKPEWGRYTKKGNKLYAHIFDRGIGPISLKGLNGKIKKARLLSDGSEVNVNEPWNATEYKDYAFINFAGSRLPDDIDTVVELELKD from the coding sequence ATGGATATGAGCAGGAAAGAGCGCACTAAATGGTTTATGGAAGCTCGTTTTGGCATGTTTATACACTGGGGATTATATGCTATTCCCGCCAGAGGAGAATGGGTGCGTAGTCATGAAAAAATGTCAATAGAAGAATACCAGCCGTTTTTTGAAGAATTCAACCCTGTAAACTACGATCCACACAAATGGGCAAAAGCAGCTAAAGAAGCTGGCATGCAATATGCCGTAATGACCACCAAGCATCATGATGGTTTCTGCTTATTTGATAGCAAATTAACGGATTACAAAGCCACAAATACGCCGGCTGGCAGGGACCTGATAAAAGAATATGTAGAGGCATTTCGCAAAGAAGGCTTGCGGGTAGGTTTTTATTACTCGTTGTTAGACTGGCATCACGAGGACTACCCCGCTTATGGTGACAGATACCATCCCATGAGGGATAACGAAGCATATAAGTATAAAAAACATGATTTTTCAAAATACGTAGATTATTTACATGGCCAGGTAAAAGAATTATTGACCAATTACGGTAAAATCGATATCATATGGTTTGATTTCTCTTATGACGATAAGGTAGGAGAAGCCTGGAGGGCTACTGAACTGGTCAAAATGGTGCGTTCACTTCAGCCCCATATCATAATAGATAATCGCCTGGGTGGAAATATAAAATCAGTTAACCCTGAAATATACGCGGGTGATTTTGCGTCACCGGAACAAATAATTCCTCCTGAAGGAATTTTAGATGAAGCAGGCAATCCTATCCCATGGGAAGCATGTATTACTATGAACAATCACTGGGGATACTGCGCTGAGGACAAAGATTTTAAAACGCCCAAGCAACTTATCAGAGCCCTGGTAGAGTGCGTCAGTAAAGGCGGCAATTTGCTTTTAAATGTAGGTCCCGATGCAAAAGGAGAAATACCTGAGGAATCACTACAGATCCTCTCAGAAATAGGCAAATGGATGAGAAAAAACGGCGATAGTATCTATGGCTGTGGGCGAGCCGAGCTGCCAAAACCTGAATGGGGTAGATATACAAAAAAAGGAAATAAACTGTACGCACACATTTTTGACAGGGGTATAGGTCCTATCAGCTTAAAAGGTCTCAATGGCAAGATCAAAAAGGCTCGCCTATTATCTGATGGCTCTGAAGTAAATGTAAATGAACCATGGAATGCTACAGAATACAAAGATTACGCTTTTATAAACTTTGCCGGATCAAGGCTTCCTGATGACATCGATACGGTGGTAGAACTGGAACTTAAAGATTAG
- a CDS encoding ABC transporter permease: MDIHRLYAIIKKEFIQIKRDKPSLIISLVMPVVMLFLFGYAVATEVEHIPMAVLDQSKTQESRDLIRAYKNSLYFDPDYYVDNIKDLDMLLAEGKVRAALIIPSDFSLYKSKPTPVLLKIDGSDPTTARTALSSGVMVAQSFSNKNIINDLSKKGVRFLPSGIDLRTKVEYNPNLNTLDFTIPGLLGLVMQNITIILTAFALVREKERGTMEQLIVTPVKSAELMVGKLIPYIIIGYADFLMVLALSVYWFHIPINGNIYLLLILGFDFIICSLAIGILISTVAKTQTQAMQGAFLTLLPTIILSGFIFPREQMPVAIRAISDIFPLTYFLVILRGIIIKGIDANILSQQILIMTIIGVVLLIAAVLRFRKRLD, from the coding sequence ATGGACATACATAGACTTTATGCCATTATCAAAAAAGAATTCATACAAATAAAAAGAGACAAACCAAGCCTGATCATATCGCTGGTGATGCCTGTAGTCATGTTATTTCTTTTTGGGTATGCGGTAGCAACAGAAGTAGAACATATACCTATGGCCGTTTTAGATCAAAGCAAGACCCAGGAAAGCAGAGATCTAATAAGGGCATATAAAAATTCACTTTATTTTGATCCAGATTACTATGTTGATAACATAAAAGATCTCGATATGCTGCTTGCCGAAGGAAAAGTGCGGGCTGCTTTAATCATCCCATCGGACTTCTCTCTATATAAAAGCAAGCCAACGCCTGTGCTCTTGAAAATAGACGGCTCAGACCCTACAACTGCAAGAACAGCACTATCAAGCGGGGTAATGGTTGCCCAATCATTCTCTAATAAGAATATAATTAATGATTTATCAAAAAAAGGTGTGCGCTTTCTGCCATCTGGAATAGATTTAAGAACCAAAGTTGAATACAATCCCAACTTAAATACATTGGATTTTACAATACCTGGTTTATTAGGACTTGTCATGCAAAACATCACTATAATCCTAACAGCATTTGCTCTTGTTAGAGAAAAAGAAAGGGGTACAATGGAACAACTTATCGTTACGCCAGTGAAATCCGCCGAACTGATGGTAGGCAAACTTATACCCTATATAATCATAGGGTATGCAGATTTTTTGATGGTGTTGGCATTGAGCGTGTACTGGTTCCACATACCTATTAACGGCAACATATACCTACTGTTAATTTTGGGATTTGATTTTATCATTTGTTCATTGGCAATAGGCATTTTAATATCCACAGTTGCAAAAACTCAGACACAGGCAATGCAAGGAGCTTTTTTGACTTTATTACCTACTATCATTCTCTCTGGATTTATTTTTCCTCGCGAACAAATGCCTGTTGCTATAAGGGCAATAAGCGATATTTTCCCTTTGACGTATTTTCTCGTTATATTAAGGGGAATCATCATTAAAGGCATAGATGCTAACATTCTTTCGCAGCAAATTCTCATAATGACTATCATTGGTGTGGTTCTTCTAATAGCTGCCGTGTTAAGGTTTAGGAAGAGACTTGATTAG